The following proteins are co-located in the Pedobacter sp. FW305-3-2-15-E-R2A2 genome:
- a CDS encoding membrane or secreted protein yields the protein MMFSKSVLIFLFISIISLCGFAQSKKTRSGIFVDKNGVMRWEKDGSEASFFGVNYTAPFAYGYRSIQRTGISVEQAIKDDVYHFSRLGLDAFRVHVWDVEISDSLGNLINNEHLRLFDFLIAELKKRKIKILITPIAFWGNGYPEKDEDRGSFSGKYGKQRVLVEEAAVLAQERYLKQFFQHKNPYTGLTYQNDPDVIATEVNNEPQHSGVKTLTTQYVNRMVKAIRGTGWTKPVFYNISESPKYADAIVKADDVQGYSFQWYPTGLVSGHTLKGNYLPHVSRYHIPFDKIPGFKKGAKLVYEFDAGDVLDSYMYPAMARSFRVAGFQWATQFAYDPMATAQGNTEYQTHYLNMAYTPAKAISLLIASKAFHALPRAKAQPTDSLFGPFRLSYAASLSEMNAAQEFYYSNTTSSRPVNANQLQHIAGVGSSPVIQYSGTGAYFADRIADGVWRLEVMPDARSLSDPFERTSPDKVVTGISWANQDMNLQIPDLGTSFAIKGLNSGNQSKDKAVSGKFKIRPGTYLLTRENVSTAFNADSKWSVIQLGEFVAPKDTQSPIVELFNAAKDLDRIMLYNPDWKHRPIQNAPAGSPSVKFNMPEDKAIPMLGFQVYFGDRMKSAGLKQVIGADTLVIRARSSQSAATIQIGLIDVNAHFFATRVALGADFKTIKIPLNSLKPAAQLLLPRPYPGFQPLYAQSAASASFDVKLTEKVEVSFEQGLEISSIYFK from the coding sequence ATGATGTTTTCTAAAAGTGTTTTAATTTTTCTTTTTATTTCGATAATCAGCCTTTGCGGCTTTGCTCAAAGCAAAAAGACCAGATCCGGAATTTTTGTCGACAAAAATGGCGTGATGCGATGGGAGAAGGACGGGAGCGAAGCCAGTTTTTTCGGCGTCAATTATACTGCTCCGTTCGCCTATGGCTACCGTTCCATTCAGCGGACGGGCATTTCTGTAGAACAGGCCATTAAAGATGATGTGTACCATTTCTCCCGTTTGGGTCTGGACGCTTTCCGCGTCCATGTCTGGGATGTGGAGATTTCCGATAGCCTGGGAAACCTGATCAATAACGAACACCTTAGACTGTTTGATTTTCTCATCGCAGAGTTGAAGAAAAGAAAGATTAAAATCCTCATCACTCCAATTGCTTTCTGGGGTAATGGTTATCCTGAAAAGGACGAGGACAGGGGAAGCTTTTCCGGGAAATACGGAAAGCAAAGGGTGTTGGTAGAAGAAGCCGCAGTTTTGGCCCAGGAGCGTTACCTGAAACAGTTTTTTCAGCATAAAAATCCTTATACCGGTCTTACTTATCAGAACGATCCGGATGTAATTGCTACGGAGGTCAACAATGAACCTCAGCACAGTGGCGTCAAAACATTGACCACACAATATGTGAACCGCATGGTAAAGGCAATTCGCGGAACGGGATGGACTAAGCCTGTATTTTACAACATCAGCGAGTCTCCTAAATATGCAGATGCCATCGTAAAGGCGGATGATGTACAAGGTTACAGCTTCCAATGGTATCCCACAGGTCTGGTTTCCGGACATACTTTAAAAGGGAATTATCTCCCTCATGTGTCCAGGTATCACATTCCTTTCGATAAGATCCCAGGTTTTAAGAAAGGGGCGAAGCTGGTCTATGAATTTGATGCGGGGGATGTACTGGATTCCTATATGTATCCGGCAATGGCCAGGAGTTTCCGGGTTGCAGGCTTTCAATGGGCCACCCAATTTGCTTACGACCCCATGGCCACAGCCCAGGGAAATACAGAATATCAGACGCATTACCTGAACATGGCGTATACACCTGCAAAAGCGATCAGTTTATTGATTGCTTCCAAGGCATTTCATGCACTGCCGAGGGCAAAAGCACAACCTACAGATAGTTTATTTGGTCCCTTCCGGTTAAGCTACGCGGCTTCATTGAGTGAAATGAATGCAGCGCAGGAGTTCTATTATTCGAATACAACCAGTTCTAGACCCGTCAATGCAAATCAACTGCAGCACATTGCGGGTGTCGGAAGTTCGCCTGTGATCCAATACAGCGGAACAGGAGCGTATTTTGCAGACCGGATTGCGGATGGGGTATGGCGACTGGAAGTAATGCCGGATGCCAGATCTTTAAGTGATCCTTTTGAACGGACTTCTCCGGATAAAGTGGTGACTGGTATCAGCTGGGCCAATCAGGACATGAACCTCCAGATACCTGATCTTGGGACGTCTTTTGCGATCAAAGGCCTGAATTCCGGCAATCAAAGCAAGGACAAAGCGGTATCAGGAAAATTTAAGATCCGCCCGGGAACTTATCTGTTAACACGTGAAAATGTAAGTACTGCCTTTAATGCCGACAGCAAATGGTCTGTGATTCAACTGGGCGAATTTGTGGCACCTAAAGATACGCAAAGCCCAATCGTGGAGCTGTTCAATGCCGCAAAAGACCTGGATCGGATCATGCTGTATAATCCGGACTGGAAACACCGTCCGATCCAGAATGCCCCGGCGGGAAGCCCTTCGGTGAAATTCAATATGCCGGAGGACAAAGCCATCCCGATGCTGGGATTTCAGGTGTATTTTGGCGACCGTATGAAATCTGCAGGTCTGAAGCAGGTGATTGGTGCGGATACCCTGGTCATCCGGGCAAGAAGCAGTCAGTCTGCTGCTACCATCCAGATTGGTCTGATTGATGTCAATGCTCATTTTTTCGCCACCAGGGTAGCACTTGGTGCCGATTTTAAAACGATAAAAATACCGTTAAACAGTTTGAAACCCGCTGCTCAATTGCTGTTGCCCAGACCATATCCGGGATTTCAGCCGCTCTATGCGCAGTCTGCCGCTTCTGCGAGCTTCGATGTGAAGCTGACGGAGAAAGTCGAAGTCAGCTTTGAACAAGGCCTGGAAATCTCCTCTATCTATTTTAAGTAA
- the galB gene encoding beta-galactosidase GalB, producing the protein MNIPKNIFKVTGLKLLAASFFILLSAYGQNRIEIELTDQWKFYKGKNEQAFAKDFNDRDWKTVTVPHDWAISGPFDKEIDKQVVAITQNGEQNPTEKTGRTGALPYTGEGWYRNSFKVPALSKGQRTLLVFDGAMSEPRVFLNGKLVGQWNYGYNSFYLDVTGQALPGQINQLAVHLSNLPKSSRWYPGAGLYRNVHLIVKEEQSIEQWGISITTPVVSAKFSKVNIKTSVRGENLRLVTQVIDGQGKEVASGSTDQRFGNEFDQNIEVTDPKLWSPESPYLYTAVSKVYQGNVLKDEVKTRFGIREIRYEANKGFSLNGQVRKFKGVCLHHDLGPLGAAINVAALRRQLTILKDMGCDAIRSSHNMPSPEQLELCDEMGFMFLAESFDEWAKPKVENGYHLYFNTDAEKDVVNLVRANRNHPSIVMWSSGNEVPDQWGAEGVKRAKWLQDIFHREDPTRPVTVGMDQVKNTMQSGFGALLDIPGLNYRLHLYDEAYQAFPQGFILGSETASTVSSRGIYKFPVVMAKDKQYPDLQSSSYDMECCAWSNLPDDDFVLQDDKPWVIGEFVWTGFDYLGEPTPYDEHWPSRSSYFGICDLAGLPKDRYYLYRSRWNQEKPTLHLLPHWNWEGREGETTPVFVYTSYESAELFLNGKSLGIRKKSKDSPQNRYRLMWNEVKYAPGTLKVVAYDEAGRPVAEEKVVTAGKPERLVLEADRTEISADGKDISYVTVSVVDKDGNPCPTATLPLKFSVGGEGRFKAVCNGDATSLESFELPTMKLFSGKLVVLVQSTKKAGAIELKVSGSSVKSEKIRLQSQSTGK; encoded by the coding sequence ATGAACATCCCAAAAAACATATTTAAAGTAACCGGGTTAAAGTTGCTGGCCGCATCTTTTTTTATCCTCCTGTCTGCCTATGGCCAAAACAGAATAGAAATTGAATTAACAGATCAATGGAAATTTTATAAAGGAAAAAACGAACAGGCCTTTGCCAAAGATTTTAATGACCGTGACTGGAAAACCGTAACCGTGCCGCACGACTGGGCCATTTCAGGTCCTTTCGATAAAGAAATTGACAAACAAGTGGTGGCCATTACTCAGAATGGAGAGCAAAATCCGACAGAAAAGACGGGTAGGACAGGTGCTTTGCCTTATACCGGCGAGGGCTGGTATCGCAACAGCTTCAAAGTTCCGGCCTTATCAAAAGGACAGCGTACCTTGCTGGTATTCGATGGCGCAATGAGCGAACCCCGCGTATTTCTCAATGGAAAACTGGTCGGACAATGGAATTATGGATACAACAGCTTTTATCTGGATGTGACCGGACAGGCTTTGCCTGGCCAGATCAACCAGTTGGCGGTACATTTGTCTAACCTGCCCAAATCTTCGCGCTGGTATCCCGGAGCAGGTCTTTACCGCAATGTGCACCTGATCGTAAAGGAGGAACAAAGTATTGAGCAATGGGGCATTTCCATCACTACTCCGGTGGTTAGTGCAAAGTTTTCAAAAGTAAATATCAAAACGAGTGTGAGGGGAGAAAACCTGCGTCTGGTCACTCAAGTCATAGATGGTCAGGGTAAGGAAGTTGCTTCGGGAAGTACAGATCAGCGATTTGGTAATGAGTTTGATCAGAACATTGAAGTGACAGATCCGAAATTATGGAGCCCTGAAAGCCCTTATCTATACACTGCTGTTTCCAAAGTCTATCAGGGCAATGTGTTAAAAGACGAGGTGAAGACCCGCTTTGGTATCCGTGAGATCCGTTATGAGGCCAATAAAGGATTTAGCCTGAATGGTCAGGTCCGTAAATTTAAAGGCGTATGTCTGCACCATGACCTTGGCCCACTGGGTGCCGCAATTAATGTGGCAGCGCTCCGCCGGCAGCTGACGATACTGAAAGATATGGGATGCGATGCCATCCGCAGCTCGCACAATATGCCCTCCCCGGAACAGTTGGAGCTCTGCGACGAGATGGGTTTTATGTTCCTTGCCGAAAGTTTTGATGAATGGGCCAAGCCAAAAGTAGAGAATGGCTACCACCTTTATTTTAATACGGATGCGGAAAAAGATGTGGTTAACCTGGTTAGAGCGAACCGCAATCATCCGAGTATTGTGATGTGGAGTTCCGGAAACGAAGTTCCTGATCAATGGGGAGCTGAAGGAGTAAAACGGGCCAAATGGTTACAGGATATATTTCACAGGGAAGACCCGACAAGGCCGGTTACGGTAGGTATGGATCAGGTGAAAAACACCATGCAGTCGGGATTTGGTGCCTTGCTGGATATTCCGGGTTTAAACTACAGGCTTCATTTATACGATGAGGCTTATCAGGCTTTTCCTCAAGGTTTTATCTTAGGCTCAGAGACCGCTTCTACCGTGAGTTCAAGAGGGATTTATAAATTCCCTGTAGTGATGGCTAAGGACAAACAGTACCCTGACTTACAAAGTTCATCCTATGATATGGAATGCTGCGCCTGGTCTAACCTTCCGGATGATGATTTTGTCCTTCAGGACGATAAGCCCTGGGTGATCGGGGAATTTGTATGGACAGGCTTCGATTACCTGGGAGAACCTACACCTTACGATGAACACTGGCCATCGAGAAGTTCCTATTTTGGGATCTGTGATCTTGCAGGCCTGCCAAAAGACCGCTATTATTTATACAGAAGCCGCTGGAATCAGGAAAAGCCCACCCTGCATTTACTTCCACACTGGAACTGGGAAGGCAGGGAAGGAGAGACCACACCGGTATTTGTATATACCAGTTATGAAAGCGCGGAACTGTTCCTGAATGGAAAAAGCCTTGGGATCCGCAAAAAAAGTAAAGACAGTCCTCAGAACCGCTACCGGTTAATGTGGAATGAGGTCAAATACGCACCAGGGACCTTAAAAGTGGTGGCCTATGATGAGGCCGGGCGTCCTGTGGCGGAAGAAAAAGTCGTCACGGCGGGTAAACCTGAGCGCCTCGTTCTTGAGGCAGACCGGACTGAGATCAGTGCCGATGGGAAGGACATTTCCTATGTTACAGTTTCCGTGGTGGATAAGGATGGCAATCCCTGTCCGACGGCAACACTACCGCTTAAATTCAGCGTGGGCGGTGAAGGTCGGTTCAAAGCGGTATGCAATGGCGATGCCACTTCTCTGGAAAGTTTTGAATTGCCAACGATGAAGCTGTTCAGCGGGAAACTGGTGGTATTGGTCCAGTCGACCAAAAAAGCAGGAGCGATTGAACTGAAGGTCAGTGGCAGCTCAGTTAAATCTGAAAAGATCAGGCTGCAATCCCAATCAACCGGGAAATAA
- a CDS encoding ectonucleotide pyrophosphatase/phosphodiesterase, with translation MKHYILKRHIGLILLTAVLSLSVHAQTSKHVILVSIDGFRPDFYLDKSWPTPNLQQLMKDGAYAKGVRCIFPSVTYPSHTTLITGTFPAKHGITYNTMPNEQRKYEWTTDSKKIKAETLWQAVRKGGMKSASISWPVSVGAEIDYNLPEIWSATNMADRKSAISEFATPKGLLEEMEKYAIGAVDMEDLNLSSLAMDENNSRMAAYIFRKYKPSLLTIHIAGVDGAEHKEGRSGPGVNKALAAADHAVMNLLDAVKKAGLEDSTTIIITGDHGFLDLNKVLSPNVWLTEIGIDPKVGIEEPVAKFQSAGGAAFFHLKDNNDLKTLAKVRKKLAELPKEYQLLFRIVERDELDKIGADPHAMFALAAAKGVYIQDAASGAVVGPKKGGAHGFFPDVPEIQTGFIIAGAGVKKGVVLDLIGLEDVAPTVAKLLGISLKNADGKAVIPFLQQ, from the coding sequence ATGAAACATTACATTTTAAAAAGACATATAGGTTTAATACTTTTAACCGCAGTCCTTTCCCTTAGCGTTCATGCGCAAACCAGCAAACATGTTATTTTGGTCAGCATCGATGGCTTCCGCCCCGATTTTTACCTTGACAAAAGCTGGCCTACACCCAACCTGCAACAGTTAATGAAAGATGGAGCTTACGCAAAAGGTGTCCGTTGCATATTTCCAAGTGTAACCTATCCTTCCCATACCACCCTGATTACTGGTACTTTCCCCGCCAAACACGGCATCACCTATAACACCATGCCCAATGAGCAGCGGAAATATGAATGGACAACGGATAGCAAAAAGATCAAAGCCGAAACTTTATGGCAGGCGGTAAGAAAGGGAGGAATGAAATCGGCCTCCATATCCTGGCCGGTATCTGTTGGCGCAGAGATCGATTATAACCTACCCGAAATATGGTCTGCAACGAATATGGCCGACCGCAAAAGCGCGATCTCAGAATTTGCAACACCAAAAGGCTTGCTGGAAGAAATGGAAAAATATGCCATTGGCGCGGTCGACATGGAAGACCTGAACCTAAGCTCTTTAGCGATGGATGAAAACAACAGCCGGATGGCAGCCTACATCTTCCGTAAATATAAGCCCAGCCTGTTAACAATCCACATTGCTGGTGTTGACGGGGCAGAACATAAGGAAGGTCGATCGGGACCAGGAGTAAACAAAGCGCTCGCCGCTGCAGATCACGCAGTGATGAACCTTTTAGATGCCGTAAAAAAAGCAGGATTGGAAGACAGCACCACCATTATCATCACCGGCGACCACGGCTTTTTAGACCTCAATAAAGTCCTTTCGCCCAATGTATGGCTGACAGAAATCGGAATCGACCCTAAAGTAGGTATAGAAGAACCGGTAGCAAAATTTCAGTCTGCCGGAGGAGCTGCGTTTTTTCATTTAAAGGACAATAACGATTTGAAGACATTGGCTAAAGTCCGTAAGAAACTGGCGGAATTACCCAAAGAATACCAGCTCCTATTCAGAATAGTAGAACGGGATGAGCTGGATAAAATTGGAGCAGATCCACATGCCATGTTTGCTTTGGCGGCTGCAAAGGGAGTTTACATTCAGGATGCGGCTTCCGGAGCAGTGGTTGGGCCTAAAAAAGGAGGTGCTCATGGTTTCTTCCCTGACGTCCCTGAAATACAAACCGGTTTTATTATTGCCGGAGCAGGTGTTAAAAAAGGAGTTGTTCTTGATTTAATCGGACTCGAAGATGTGGCCCCGACTGTAGCCAAACTTCTAGGCATCAGCTTGAAGAACGCGGATGGCAAAGCAGTGATTCCCTTTTTACAACAGTAA